ACGATTGTTCGCAGAGGGTTAAGGGCAACAGTCGAATGGGAAAAGTTTGGGATGACCGTGGTCGCGGATGCTCCGAATGGAAAACGGGGCTGGGAGGAATTTTTAACCCATCAACCTGATATTGTCATTACTGATATCGTCATGCCAGAGGAGAATGGACTAGAGTTTTCACGGAAAATAAAAGCCCACGCACCTAATACGAAAATTCTCTTGCTCAGCTGCCATAAGGATTTTGAGTATGCACAAGAAGGATTAAAGCTAGGCGCCTCCGGATATTTATTAAAAACAGTATTTGATGATCAAGAACTAGAGCATTTTTTAACTGCGTTTCAAAAAGAAATTTCAGGAACACCGAAAAAAGCGGATACGGATTTTTCCGGATTCCAAGAATGCTTTTTGTTATGGCTTAGTGGATATAAAAATGACTTCGAACAACGGTTGGACGAGCTCTTCAGTGATAAATGGAGATGGATGAATGATCGGTATTTTGCCTATTTCGTTCAGAATATGCCTCCATCCGGTCAGGAGATTTTTCCTCCGTCAACTAAATTTGTCGCTTTACCATTCGGAACAAATTTGACCTATTTCTTTATTGACGAGTCTTTTCATACAGAATTTTTAGCACATTTAACAGAAGAAAGGGTAGCACATCCAGACTTAAATTGGATTCATGCAGGTCCGTTATCTGGAAAGGGAGAATGGATGAAATCCGTGAGGGGTTTCCATCATGCACAAAGAAAGGATGGGCACTTGCACCATTATCCAACTGTAATTCTACATGCGGTGGAGTATATTGTAAGAAATTTATCTAACCCAATGACAGTATCAGACATTGCCGATGAGGTGGGAATGAGCAGGAGTCACTTAAGTACCTTATTTAAGAAAAAAATGGGTGACAGCATCCATTCGTTTATCGAAAAGAAACGACTCCAGCTTACCAAACAGTTATTAAACGACTCCAGCGTGAATATTCAAGAGATTGGTGAGCAGATTGGAATTCAAGATGCCAAATATTTTAGTAAGTGGTTTAAACGGTGCACTGGGTATCCGCCATCTTATTATCGAATCCAACAAAAAGACGACAAGCAGATAACAAAATGACGATAAAAAATAAAAGTAAGGTAAAAATGCACGAATTTAAAAACAAATAGATGTGTTTAACCGCTTTCATACAAGATAAAATGAAAGCGGTTAAATTTTTTAATAGTGAGAAAATATACGAAAAGAGGGGTCCTATGAAGAAAAGGAAAATGTGGTTTTCGCTGCTTATAGCAGTAGTTGTCCTTGTCATGAGTGCATGCAGCTCAAGCAATTCATCCGGAGATGGAAAGAAGGATGGGAAAACCGTTCTACGCTTTGCAACTTGGGATACAGGGGATACATTGAAAATTCAGCAGGATATTGCTAAAGCCTTTGAAAAAGAAAATAAAGATGTAAAGGTGCAGGTTGAGGCTTACGGAGATGGATTTGATCAAAAGATCGCCGCCTCATTCGGAGCAAAAAATCCACCTGATGTTATGTATATGTGGGATTTTACTACGTATAATCAATCGCTTGAACCACTAGATGGATATGTACAGAAAGATCCTGATATTAAAATGGACGATTTTTACGAGGGCTTGTTTAACTATTCAAAAGTAGACGGCAAATTATATGGAATGCCGGCAGGTTTTTCAACAATGGTCGTGTATTACAATAAAAAGCTTTTTGATCAATACCAGATTTCTTATCCAAAAGAAGGTTGGACATGGGATGAATTTAAAGAGATTGCCAAAAAGTTAACAGATAAAAGCAAAAAACAATATGGCTTTGCTGTAACATCTGAGCCTGATACGTATGATTTACAAGGTTTGGTTTGGAGTAATGGCGGCAGCTTTATCAGCGATGATGGAAAGAAAATCGATGGAGCAATGAATAGCCCTGAAACGGTAGAAGCTCTTCAAATGTATGGAGATATGGTGAAAGATGGAATAGCAATTTCAACTGGTGGAAAAAATCAACAAAGTGCAAGTGAGATTTTTAAAGCCAATAAACTTGGTATGTTAATAAATGGCATTTGGCCAATTCAAGGCTATAAAGATGCGAAAGTTGATTTCGGAACTGCTATGATCCCTTCATTCGGTTCCAAACCTGTAAAGGGATTAATCTCATCCTCTTCTATTTCTATAGCTAAGGATTCAAAGCAAAAAGACTTAGCATGGAAGTTTGTGAAATTTTACTCTTCTGAACAAGCAATCAAGATGAGAACA
The DNA window shown above is from Neobacillus sp. WH10 and carries:
- a CDS encoding response regulator, giving the protein MMNMGTIKVLIVDDDTIVRRGLRATVEWEKFGMTVVADAPNGKRGWEEFLTHQPDIVITDIVMPEENGLEFSRKIKAHAPNTKILLLSCHKDFEYAQEGLKLGASGYLLKTVFDDQELEHFLTAFQKEISGTPKKADTDFSGFQECFLLWLSGYKNDFEQRLDELFSDKWRWMNDRYFAYFVQNMPPSGQEIFPPSTKFVALPFGTNLTYFFIDESFHTEFLAHLTEERVAHPDLNWIHAGPLSGKGEWMKSVRGFHHAQRKDGHLHHYPTVILHAVEYIVRNLSNPMTVSDIADEVGMSRSHLSTLFKKKMGDSIHSFIEKKRLQLTKQLLNDSSVNIQEIGEQIGIQDAKYFSKWFKRCTGYPPSYYRIQQKDDKQITK
- a CDS encoding sugar ABC transporter substrate-binding protein, whose product is MKKRKMWFSLLIAVVVLVMSACSSSNSSGDGKKDGKTVLRFATWDTGDTLKIQQDIAKAFEKENKDVKVQVEAYGDGFDQKIAASFGAKNPPDVMYMWDFTTYNQSLEPLDGYVQKDPDIKMDDFYEGLFNYSKVDGKLYGMPAGFSTMVVYYNKKLFDQYQISYPKEGWTWDEFKEIAKKLTDKSKKQYGFAVTSEPDTYDLQGLVWSNGGSFISDDGKKIDGAMNSPETVEALQMYGDMVKDGIAISTGGKNQQSASEIFKANKLGMLINGIWPIQGYKDAKVDFGTAMIPSFGSKPVKGLISSSSISIAKDSKQKDLAWKFVKFYSSEQAIKMRTADLPVRKSIVEETKVNEDPLYKPFYTMLENATNTPAFLLNKNWNEINRNLSAAINAVMLGQDGKPLFDKAVKDSEKYLDK